A segment of the uncultured Methanobrevibacter sp. genome:
GGTCAATTGATGTTGAAGACACAATGAGCTTTGGAACCAGCGAAACATTAAAAACCAACATGATCAATGGCAATGTTGATTGTGTGGTTGGAGCATGTGAGGGAGTAGGGACATTGCTTATTGATGACGCTGAGCTTGTTCAGGGAGTTGGAGGAAGAGTTTCCGCATTGATAAGCACCACTCCAATTGATGAGGTAATGGATAAAGTTGGAAGAGAAAATGTTTTAAATCCTGAAACTGCAGAGTTGAATCCATTAAAAGGTCTTGAAATGGCAATTGAAAGAGGATATAAAAACATTGCGATAACAATTATTCCAACAGAAATGGTTAAGGATTTAAGGCAGTATCCAAAACCTGAAGATGTCAACATATATATTTTTGTAGCACATACAACCAACGTTTCCAAAAAAGAGGCGGAGATGTTATTTGATTATGCTGATGTGATTTCAGGATGCTCTTCCATAAACATACGGGAAACTGCTGAAGAAAGAAAACCATATTATGCTGGAAAAAAAGTTCCATTGTATGCAGTAACCGAAAATGGAAAAAGATTGCTCAATGAAAGATTGG
Coding sequences within it:
- a CDS encoding methanogenesis marker 8 protein — protein: MNDRHVIEALGKAEVVIENGKITLTKEFIKSNINKRIDEFGMCTPQRSIDVEDTMSFGTSETLKTNMINGNVDCVVGACEGVGTLLIDDAELVQGVGGRVSALISTTPIDEVMDKVGRENVLNPETAELNPLKGLEMAIERGYKNIAITIIPTEMVKDLRQYPKPEDVNIYIFVAHTTNVSKKEAEMLFDYADVISGCSSINIRETAEERKPYYAGKKVPLYAVTENGKRLLNERLEYIGYELCEKKYPQDFTQSPKPLI